A section of the Festucalex cinctus isolate MCC-2025b chromosome 9, RoL_Fcin_1.0, whole genome shotgun sequence genome encodes:
- the atox1 gene encoding copper transport protein ATOX1 yields MQRNTQQPEVLFRLDVSLTVEPESVGSLFVLGGVSPLGGKSSSPERRHIIINMPKHEFAVAMTCEGCSGAVSRILSRLEDVKFEIDLPKQLVWIESDKDADVLLETLKKCGKEVTYNGTK; encoded by the exons ATGCAGCGGAACACTCAGCAACCGGAAGTGCTTTTCCGTTTGGATGTTAGCTTAACTGTAGAACCTGAGTCAGTTGGTAgcttgtttgttttggggggggtttcgcCACTCGGTGGTAAAAGTTCATCTCCAGAGAGACGCCACATCATCATAAACATGCCC AAACACGAGTTTGCAGTGGCCATGACGTGCGAAGGATGTTCGGGCGCCGTCAGCCGAATCCTCAGCAGGTTGGAAG ACGTCAAGTTTGAAATCGACCTGCCCAAGCAGCTGGTGTGGATCGAGTCGGACAAGGACGCCGACGTTCTGCTGGAGACGCTGAAGAAGTGTGGCAAGGAGGTCACCTACAACGGTaccaaatga